From the Gammaproteobacteria bacterium genome, one window contains:
- a CDS encoding FKBP-type peptidyl-prolyl cis-trans isomerase, which produces MRPLPPAPALAACALLLAGAAAAAELATEQTSYALGVQFGRDTRQIASGIRLDATAFVSGVRDALTGRKFRLPTQTMSSLLIAFERNRAGKPEAAASKDTSYSLGVHYSRHLSIHKSRLRMQNFSQGIEDALTERPLRLEEPEIAKLLLLYKEDWLRQWRELGNKNREEGRRFLAENRNREGVTELADGLLYEILREGQGRRPGLSDIVRVHYRGSLIDGEEFDSSHRGGAPASLPLKRMIRGWQRLLPKMRVGAKWRAYIPPALGYGREGSPPTIGPDATLVFEIELLGIEERSAADEDPS; this is translated from the coding sequence GTGAGGCCCTTGCCGCCGGCGCCCGCCCTGGCCGCCTGCGCCCTGCTGCTCGCCGGGGCGGCGGCTGCCGCGGAGCTGGCCACGGAACAGACCAGTTACGCCCTGGGGGTGCAGTTCGGCCGCGATACGCGGCAGATCGCCTCCGGGATCCGGTTGGACGCGACCGCGTTCGTCTCCGGGGTCCGGGACGCCCTGACGGGCCGCAAGTTCCGACTCCCGACCCAAACCATGTCCTCCCTGCTGATCGCCTTCGAGCGCAACCGGGCCGGCAAGCCGGAAGCGGCGGCGTCGAAGGACACCAGTTATTCCCTGGGCGTGCATTACAGCCGCCACCTGTCCATTCACAAATCGCGGCTGCGGATGCAAAACTTTTCCCAGGGGATCGAGGATGCGCTCACGGAGCGCCCGCTGCGCCTGGAAGAGCCGGAGATCGCCAAACTGCTGCTGCTGTACAAGGAGGACTGGCTGCGCCAATGGCGAGAGTTGGGGAACAAAAACCGCGAGGAGGGGCGCCGCTTCCTCGCCGAAAACCGGAACCGCGAGGGGGTGACGGAGTTGGCGGACGGCCTGCTGTACGAAATCCTGCGGGAAGGCCAGGGAAGGCGGCCGGGGCTGAGCGACATCGTGCGGGTGCATTACCGGGGCAGCTTGATTGACGGCGAGGAATTCGACAGTTCCCACCGCGGCGGCGCGCCGGCGTCGCTACCCTTGAAGAGGATGATCCGCGGCTGGCAGCGCCTGCTGCCTAAAATGCGGGTCGGCGCCAAGTGGCGCGCCTACATCCCTCCCGCCCTGGGATACGGCCGCGAGGGTTCGCCGCCCACCATCGGCCCCGATGCGACCCTGGTGTTCGAGATCGAGCTGCTGGGGATCGAGGAGCGATCCGCCGCGGACGAAGACCCGTCCTGA